The Puniceicoccales bacterium genome includes the window TGAGTTCTAATAACGACTTGAGCATTTATTCAGATGTTGTGCTGAAAAATGTTGAAATGGCAATGGGAGCTTAAAGCATGAAAATAATATAAATTGACGAATGTTTGTTTTATTTTTTAATATACATATGAATGTGAGAAGTATAAAAAAATTATTTATAATGGGTGTATTTATGTCAGCTTGTGTATTAGCCAAGGCTGATTTATCGGAAAATACGGTGGATTTTATTGATAAGCTCATTCCCTCAGTTCAGTCCAGATATAATAAAATAGAGCAAGAATGTCAGAAGATAAATGACGGCGGAAATTGGGTTGATTCCATTTCTCTCGAGTTAGATAAGTCTAAGATTTTTTTGATGGATCTGTTTATGCCGATTTATAAGTCCTATTATGCAATTGAGCTTACACTAACTGATATAAAACTATTTCTTAATGAAATGACCATGAATTTTCTCAAAGGTGGCTTCTCGGATGTGCTTAGTAATGATTTTCGGGAAGCGCTTTTATATGCCTTGTGTAAATTTTTTGACATGGACTATTCCAGTAATGATGTGCTAAAAGCATTAAATATATTGCAGGGTATATATGATAATGTATATATAATAGCCTGTAATTATTGCAGATTACCCATTTCTTTTATCATAAATGATTGTAAAAAATCGACTTTTTTTACGATGATTTATTCCGGCATTAATATGGGCAATTGTTTGTATGATCTATTTCTGGATGTGAATATGTGGCTCAAGGACATGAGTTCTAATAACGACTTGAGCATTTATTCAGATGTTGTGCTGGAAAACGTTGAAATGGCAATGGGAGCTTAAAGCATGAAAATAATATAAATTGACGAATGTTTGTTTTATTTTTTAATATACATATGGATGTGAGAAGTATAAAAAAATTATTTATAATGGGTGTACTTATGTCAGCTTGTGTATTAGCCAAGGCTAATTTATCGAAAAATATGATTGATTTTATTGATAAGCTCATGCCTTCAGTTCAATCCAAGCATAATGAAATGCAGAAAAAAGTTCAGAAAATGAGTGTACCTATAAATTGGGTTGATCGTACTTACAACGAGTTAGAGGAGGTCAAGTTTTTTTTTTCGGATCTATTTAAACCGGTTTATGAAAAATATAAAGACTACGGCGATCGCCCAATGAATGAAAAAGAAATGAAAGCATTTTTCGGCAAAGTAACTATTAAGTTTTTAGAAAATAACCCTGTGGATGTATCTGACAGTGATTTACGAGAAGCACTTTTATATGCATTGTGCAAATTTTTAAACAAGAGCTATTCTTATGACAATGTGATCAAAGCATTAAAGAAGCTGAAGAATATTTGTAATAGTTTATATTTAAATGCTAGTGTCTATTGTATGTTCAATATAAGGGATATTATATCTAATTGTGAAGAATCTGCTTTTTATAAATATGAATCACGAAGTGGTGATAGCATGTATCATTGCTTAAAATACCTATTTATGTCCATAGACGTATGGGTTGACGGCATGGTCGATAAAAATGATTTTTACGTTTATGCAGAACCTGTACTTGAACAGATAAAAGCTATGAAGGAAAAATAATCTGACTTGATGTAAAAATATGGAAAAGTGAAAATCTTGAATATATCCTTTGTGGTTTTCTAACTATGTTGAATATTAATATTTTACTTGACGTGTAATTGGTTTTGATTTTCAATATACCCATATATGAAAATTGTAAAAAAAATATTTATGGTCAGTGCGCTTATGTTAGTTTGTTCGCTGACCATGGCCGATGAATTAGATGATTTGATCAAAAGTTATCCAATGTTTACTGAAGGTAAATATGCGAAAATAAAAAATGAAAAACGAAGAAACAAGTCAGTATGGGATTTAATCAGGAATATCAATTCTATTTTTCCCTGTGAAATAAAAGGTATATGTAAATGTATTAATGAGGCATTGGATCTATTTGATCGGGTAAAATGTTTTACCTATAATGCTGTGAAACTATCCATATATATAAAAGCTTTTAATAATGTTATTTCTAGTAACTATTTCCGCTGTATCATGTTCAATACTGGAAGAGATATTTCAGGGATGTGTTGTCTTGGTGACAAGCCCTGGAACTATGCCAGGGAAATATATCAAAGATTGGCCAAGGTGATTGGTTCTCCCTGTTATGGAAGTGATATTGATGGGTTTCCCAACCTAAGCTACGATTTGCTTAGTCCCATGATAAAACTTCTTAGTTCGTTCGAACATGAAAAAATTGAAAATATACTACAAAAGATATCAGAAGTTTCTGGTGATGAAAAAGTCAGTATGAAAGTTGGAATATTACTTTGTGACACATTAAAAAATATTCTAACCACAATTTCCGACATATTAGTTCCTTTTGATGTCTATTGCAGCTATCCTAATGAGCAATGGTACATATGTACAGTGGAATATGAATTTAGTAATAATTCCATATCTAAAGAATTTCTACATAAAAAGATTGATTTGCTATATAAAAAAATTACTGAGGCATCGGAATTATAGATTGTTTCTTTCATTAGGTATGAGTTTTTTCATGCCCAAAAGAAATTCTCGGTTGCCATCGGTGCCAAGGATGGGAGAATCTAGCCTTCCAAAAAAAATACTGTTTTCAAGGGTATCTAGAGAAAATTTCACCATGGCATTCACTATTTTTTCCTGGAGTAATCGATCTTTGATTACTCCGGCATGTTTATTCGCTTCCGATTTTCCAGCTTCGAATTGAGGTTTCACAAGGGCTACCAGAATGCCATTGTGAATCAAAAATTTCCAGATATTTTCCAATACAAGCTTCAACGAAATGAACGATAGGTCCAGCACGATGATGTCGAATTTGTTAAATGGCAACATGTTAGAGCTAACCGTCCGGGCGTTGACTTTTTCTAAATTTATCATCCTGGGATTTTTTTGGAGTTTATAGTGAAGCTGGCCGTGGCCCACATCAATGCCAACGACAGTTTTGGCACCATTCTGCAGGAGACAATCTGAAAATCCTCCGGTGGATGCTCCCACGTCAAGGCATAGACGATCACGGACTTCAATGTGGAATGTCTCTATAAAATGTGCTAGTTTTTCCCCTGCCCTACTAACAAATCTTGGCGGCGAATCTATTAGAAAATTTTGATCGAGAGGAAATTTTCTGCTCGGTTTATCCACCACATCATCGGCGGAGGCCCGTACTTTCCCTGCTATTATAAGGACTTGGGCCGTGGTTCGACTGGTGGCAAGTCCATTTTTGACCAACAATTCATCGACCCTTAGGAATTTTTCTTTCACCATTTATTTTTTTGTAAATTCCCTAACTTTTATGAACAGTTCTCTGCTCACCCAGGCGTCGGTGGCGGCATAGATGATTTGTTTTTTTGATAAATTTTCCTGGGACCAGTCGGTGATTTGAGATGATTTTGATATTCTGTATTTCAAAAAAATGCCAGCGAGAGTGTTTAGGCCAGTATTTTTTATGTCAAGGGTTTTGGTCAGGTCGCTTATATCCACGAAACCGGCATCTTTGAAATTGCCAAGTTCCTTCAATTTATTGATGTCGTCTCTTATGGCTATGCCAACTTTTTTTATATGAAGAGATTCGAAGATTGGTCGTAGTGGTCTTGTGCCATTGGTCTTTGACAATTGGAACAAATACACCGATTTATCTGTGGAAATTTGAACCAGAGAAGGTGGGTAGCTTTCTCCTTTGCGGAAGGCTGGCCTACTTTCGGTGTCGAAGCCTAACAGGTCATGATTCAATAACAAAGCCACCGCTTGCTTGGCTTCTGCTATGGAATCTATTAAAAAAATTTCCCCTTGAAATTTAAACAATGGCAATGCGGCCAGCGTTTCCTTGCTGATGCTTTTGCTAAAAGGAAAAATTTTATTTTTTATGGAACGTAATAACTTGCCTAACATTTTTACTGATTTTTTATAATTAGTATATATATGATTATGTAAAACCTATAAATGAGTCTTTGGTGGAGTCGATCGGATTCGAACCGACGACCTCGTCATTGCGAACGACGCGCTCTACCAACTAAGCTACGACCCCACTTCCAGCCTGAATAGTCCATTTGCTTGGTTTAAAGTCAAGATTTCGTTATAAAATAACCTATATTTTTATCAGCTTACCCAAAAATGTGCTGTATATGTATTTCTCTGGGTTGATGTTAAAGATTTTATTTAAGGCTTGGCCGTAGAGCGTTATTTGGTTACAATAGCTTTCAATGAAGTGCCTTTCCTTGGTGGTGATGTCGGTTTTCCAATCGATTATGCGCAGATTATTTTTATTTTTTAGTAACATATCAATTCGGCCATCGATTAGCGTCGTTTCTTCCTGAGGGAGGAAGAATGAGTATTCGGTTAGGATTAGATCCGAAGAATGGATGAGGGACTGGAATGGTGCGCAATTAATCAGCTTATCTACTTCCAATGCAAGGCGTTCATTGTCGATTTCATCTATTATTTTTAGAATAGACCTATTGAAATTTTTTTCGTTCCAATGAACTAAATTCATGGTTTCGTGCCATAGCAGGCCATAGTTTATTCCCTGCTCATTTCCTTGACCATTTAATTCTTTTGGCGTCATATTTTTTGTGGTGTCGAAGTGATTAGAGTCGGCCAGACTTGGAGAGATTTTGACATAGGCTAGATAGTCTTGTTCGTTGAGACTGTTAATGCTAATGTGCATATTGTCTCTGGATGTTTCCACTGCCTTTGGAAGACCACGGGATTCAGGTGGCTTTGCTGGGTGGTGGCAAAATTCGGCTAGATCGTTGAATAATTCAAAACCAGGAGATGCTTCATCGGTTAGCCTTAGACTATCAGCAGTGGAGCCGGCGGTGGTTTGGAAGATGGCTCGGTCATCGAAGAATATTGCTGTGGATTTTTGTCTTGTAAGTGCCACATATACAAGACGTTCATCATTTTGACGCGATCTTATTTTTTGCTCATCTTTGTATTTGTTTTCCTGGAGTGCATTCATAGCGATTTTTTGACCAGACCTGGTTTTTATTAGCCTTGGAAATGCCGCTTCATGTTGCCTTTTCCCACGGAATAAAAATGGCAATATAACTATCTCCCATTCAAGGCCTTTTGATTTATGGAATGTGTATAGCTGCAGGGCGTTTTTATCGATTTTTGGAGGTGGTTGATTTTCCTTCAGAAGATTTTTAAGTGTGTTACAAAATTCCGCCAAAGGAATGTTGTTTATATCGGCCTCATTGGCTGCGGTGAGGAGGTGATCCAAGGTTGAAAAAATTTCATCTTCGGAGTTTTGGGATATGGCTAAGATCCTATCTATAAGGTGAAACGATAACACTATTTCCTCGATGATTGAACTGATACTTTTGATATAAATTTTCGATCTTAGTATCTCAAGAGCGCTTTCTATCTCGTTGATATTTTCCGCCTTTTCGGTTTTAAAATGATCTGCGACTATGCTATCTTTTATTGCAAATATTTCGTGCAAAATTCCGGCAAATTCAAAAAAATTATCCGGTTCACAAATACATGTCAATAGGGCGGTTGTCCAGGAAAAAATAATACTATCGGCGTAGGTTCGATCCTGGGAGTGCATTTGCATTTTTGGCATAGATTTATCTTGGCAGCATGCTTCCTTTATCTCTCCCAGCCAAGCTTTTCTAGGACATAGGATGGCGATGTTTGACCAATGAGAGACCTGGAAATTTTCTGGAATTTTATTAGAGAATAGCGATTTTATGGCCTGGATTTCTGGGTTTAGCTGATTTTCATTTTCCGGCCTATTTTTAACCACTATTTTTGACCAGGGAGTGGGTGTTGGTGAAATTTTTTCTGAATCCAGTTTTACGAAATCGACCTGGCCGTTTTTCCCATCAAGTATTTTTGGAAAAAAGCTATTTATATTTTCGGCGATATTTTTGCTAAATCTTTTGGTTATTGAAAAGGTCAACTTAGTCGCTATGTTGTTGTCTATGAGGTCGTTGTGAATTTTTAGATAGGTGGAGACATCGGTGCGATCGCCGTAGATGGATTGCTGGGGGTCGCCGACCATACAAAACCTGCCGGTGGTGGGGAATGTTTTGTAATCATTTTCTACCCATCCTTTGTCTATCAGACCCAGCAATAGTTTAAATTGTTCTGGATCAGTATCTTGGGCTTCGTCAAGAATGATCGAATATTTTTTTGATTTTATTTCCTCATCATAGTTTTGGCCGTGGTACAGAATTTGATTAGCCAGTTTTATCAGATCATCGAAGGTCAGTTTGCCTAGATGGAGTCTATAGGCCAGAAAATCATTGTGAATTTTATTCAAGATGTGGCCATAGGTATTTGCGGCCCAATCAATTAGTGGCATTATTGTGGATTCATAGATTTCCAAAAAATTCTGAGATTTGGTTGAAAGCTCTGGGAATTTATGGCGATATTTTTCGCCTTTTCCGTTGCCTAACCATTTTTTCAATTCATTTTGAAATCTTGCTATATTTTTGCTTCGGGAGCCGGCTTTGAACGATAGCACGTCATCGCAATTGATGTGGGGGAAATTTTTTATACAACCTGTTATAGGAGCGTGACTTAGGTGAAGATATGAACTGTGGATATTTTTGTATTTTATGAAGGTCAATAGGTAATTTTTCATTGGTTCCGGTAGTCCGGCCAGATAGTCGGTTTCCAGAGAAAAATCGTTCCAAAGTGACGAAATGTCCTGTTCTATTTTGAAATCGGCTCTTAGGTTCAGTTGCGATAGATTTTCTCTTATTATTTTTGAGGCCAGTTCATGGATTGTTCCAAAAAATACTTTGCGGATTTTTTCGAAAAATTCTTTACCAGTCGAAGTTCTTTCAATTTCGGCATGGGTGCGCTCAAGTAGTTCTGCTGCAGCTTTTTGCGTATATGTTACCAGGAGCAATTGGTCGGAGTCTTCGAAGAAATTAGTTATGATTTTTGCGATCCTTTTCACAATGGCCGTTGTTTTGCCGACGCCGGCCGGGGCAATTACAGAGAAGTTTGAGCGATGATCTTCGATGAACTTTTTTCGACTGGATAAATCTTTATTCATGGCAGGTTTTTATTCATTCCCGTGGAGTTATTTGGTCAGCTAGGCTTAGTAGGTACAAGGCCGCCGTTTCAGATCTTAAGATGTTCTGTGTCAAGGTTATGAATTTAATGTCATTGGTCAGCATCATTTCATATTCTCGTCGGGAAAAATCTCCTTCGGGGCCGACGATTAGATTTAGCATCGGTGCACTGCATATTTCTGAATGATAATCCATTAGATGTTTTTTATTAGCATTATATAGGCTTGCGACCAGAGAAATATTTTTGTTATCCTCTAGGAAAGCTTCGAGGCTCATTGGCTTTGATATTTCTGGGACGAAAGCTTCGCCGGATTGCTTACAAGCTTCTATGGCTATGGCTTTCCAGTGCAGCAATTTAGTTTCCGATGATCTGGCATTAAATTTTACATCACTTCTTTCGGTGATCAGCGGTAGAATTTTTGCCACACCCAGGGCTGCCGCATCTCTGATGATTAGATCCATGGCTTTGTTTTTCAATAGAGCCTGGCATAGTATCAATTTGCTTCTCTTGCAAGTAGTTACTGTCTTTGCAAGGAGTTCAACCTTGTCTCCTATTTTGCCGCAGATGCTGGCATTGGCCACTTCACCGTTGCCGTTCATTAGCAACACCGAATCCGACGGTCGGGCTCGAAGTACATTTATCAGATGATGGGATTCCCGACTGGAAAGCAGGTACTTTGTGCCGGAAACCAGTTGAGTGTATTCACTTGTAAAACATCGAATGGTTGACATTATATATGACTAGGCCGGAGGAATTATTTGGGCGATGTCAGTATTTTTGACCCATCCGCGTAATCCATTTTTTGCCTTGACATGTATAAAATTATCATTTTGAGCGGATGTTTTGACATATTCTCCTTCCTTCATCTGGCCAATTTTTGGGCTTTTAGATACCGGCGAGGCCAACAATTCCACTTCATTATTTATCACAATTGCCGACGATAATTCATTGGTGACCAATTTGTTAGCTTCCATTAATGTGATGGCGAAAATCGTAACAAATGATCCGGCTATGGTGATATGGATTTTGGAGAATTTTCTGCCGAGGATGGGCAAGGCAATGAAAAATATTGCTACCCAAAAGGAAATGCAGGCAATGATAAGCCATAGTTTGGCAATTTTACTCTGATGCTGTTCGGTTAAGCCGCTGTCGGATTTGTATCCCAATTTATTTCGTATCTCATTTATTTGGCTCAAAACTTTTTTTGACTGATTGATTAGCTTTGCCCTTTCGAAATGCAGTAGCGCTAACCCATTATTACCGTTGTGCTTATGTGCCATACCCAAATTAAATAATTTCGCAAAGGAGTAGCCTTCGGAGGCCATGGCTTTCTGATAGGATTCGATGGCCTCGGCATATTTTCCATTGTTAAAATGTTCATTGCCGTCGAAGAAATTATTTTCGCCGAAAGCTCCTAGGCTCGAAAGCGCGATTAAAGTAAAAAATATAGCTAGTATTTTCATTTCTGTCTGCCAAAATTGTTTATAAATTTATCAAATTCCTTGGCCATTTCCTTTGTTTTTTCCATGGTCGGCTGATGGTTACTAAACACAACGATTTCGGATTCGCTGAGAAAATTTTTTAACCATGTTTTCGTTTCTTCATCCAACCCAATCTCAATAAAAATTTCGTCAATGTTATGTAAATTCTGATCGATTTTTTTACCAGAAATCAGTTCAAATTTTTTTGCAATGGATAGTCGGGCATGTTCATAAAATGCCTTGTAATCAGACACTTTTAGTGCGTTTAAAGCTGCATTATGGGCTTTGAAAAATTCCTCTTTTATGGATGATTTTTTTCTATTGTAGGTGGATTTTTGATTGGTAGAAGAAAATCCCATGCGTACCAGTAAGATTGATAGCGTAGAACATATGGCTAAGTTTAACAGCCAGAACCATATGCCGTATAAATTTTGTCTCAGCGATGGGTAATTTGTTGAATCCATATAGATGATGGCGTCATCGTAGGTTTTGATTTTTTTTAATTCATTGGTTTTCGGATCGCCGTCATTGTTTGGTTGTGCGAAGTTACCAGATCTAGACACAATGATTTCCTGATCACCTCCCATGGACACCACTTTGTATTCCTTTGACTTTAGATCGAAGTAGGAAAATTTCAATGTTGGAATTTTGATTTGACCAGTTGTTTTTGGCATAATCACGTATTCGAAGGTTTTGGTGCCGTAATGGTTAATTTGGTCGTCGGCGGCGAAGATTGCCTTGGGTGTGTAAACCTTCCAGTGTTCGTTTTCATCCAGATCTGGGGTTTTGATTCTTGAAAAATTTCCATGGCCTAGAATTTCCACGGTCATGGTAATGGGATCATCCACCAATGCTCGGTCGCTGGATAGTTTTACTCTGCCGAGTTTAAAATCACCGATGGCACCGGAAAAATCACTGGGTTGGGAATTGCTTGGCAATGGCTTGATTTCCAATGGGATATTATCGCTCCTCAAGACCATATTTTTTTCCATCGGAAAGAAGGAAAATTCATATTGCAATATGACAGATATGGGCAGTTCGTAGCTGAATTGATTATTGCCGGATTTTAATGGAGTGATAACTGTGTTCCAGGAACACAAAGTCTGGTCATTGGCCTGGGAAACCTCGCCGTCGGAAAAGGGGCCGTCGGAAAAGGAATCTCCGATTTTTTTTGGAATATTATTCTGCAATCTCCATTGGTAGGCAGCGGACATTTTTGCGGTTATTTTGATTGGTATTGATTCTCCCACAAAATGTTCCTGGGTTTTATCAAATTCGATATCTATATTGCCCAGGGGATTTTTTTGCGAATTTTGCGAAGAAGTTTTGCTCCCGGTTGTGGATTTTTGGTTGGTTATTTTAATGGTAGCTTCCGGGATTTCGTAGCTTTCTGAGCCGATGTGGATCTTATAGCTTGGGATGGTCACGGTGCCTGGTTCCAATGGAATAATTGAGTACATTTTCACAGATTTCTGTGTCACAGTGCCATTTATGCTTGTCATTGTGGTATATTCCTGCATGGAGTTGCCAAATTTTAACCCATGGACCTTTGGAAATTTCACATCTGCATCCGTTATACCGATGAACTCGATGATATACTTGCTGCTTTCATCCATCGAAATTTCATCCGGATCGAACCGAGCAGTTATTTGCATATTATTGCCCATCGAAAGCCATGGTTGCAGCAGGCATAAAACTATGAAGAGTTTTTGTATGATTTTCATGATTTACCAAAATTTATCAAATTTCTCTGTATGCTTAATTTTTGCGTCGGAGAAAGTCACTGGCATTGCATGTTCATCTTGGCGAACAGAATTTAGTAATTCTGCTGCTTCTTTTTTCGTCATTTTACCATCTGATGGGCTTTGATCACGGACCTGGGATGGATGATCTTTTGGGTTATCATTGCGATTTTCATCATTGGGAGGTTCATTTTTTGATTCATCATTATGATCATTTTTACCATCTTTTTCATCTTGTTGTGAATCTTTATTTTGTTTATCTTGATCATTTTTTTGATCATCGCTTTGGTCTTTCTCATTGGAGGATTCATTTTTTTTATCGTCATTTTTTTTATCGTCGGCATTGTCCCTATGGTTATCTTTGTTTTTTCCGTCTTTTCCATCTTTATTTTCATCTTTTTTCTCATCTGATTTGTCCTTGTTGTCGTCCTTATTTTTGTCATCTTTTTCGTTTTTATTCTCATCTTTTTTGTCATCTTTTTGATTTTGATCTTGGTTATCCTTGGTTTGTTGCTGATTAGGATTGTTTTGATTTTTCTTATTTTGTTCTTCTTTGCGTTTTTTTAATTCCTCCTGATAATTTTTTATAATATCAAGATTATCTTTGGCATCGGAGAAATTTTCATCCAGCTCCAGGGCATTTTCAAAACAATCTATGCTTTCGTCGCATAGTTTTATAGCTTCATCCAGATTATTTTCTTCTTCAAGCCTAGCTTCTTCGCCTAGGGCATGGCCATAGTTATAGAATACTTCCTTGTTCAATTTATTTTTGGCACCGGGACTGAGTGCTTCTTGGAAAATTTTACTCGCTTCCTTGTATTGTTTGTTTGCCAATAGTGCCGTGCCATAGTTAAATTGCAACCTTTGGTCTACGCGTTTGTTATTTTTCTGGGCTTCGATTTTATCTGCATAATATTCGGCGGCTTCGGCATATTTACCGGCTTCGTATAGTTTTTCACCTTTGCTGGCCATTGCACTGGCTATATTATACAAAAGAAGATACATGACGACGAAGCTAACAATGCGTGTATATATGGGGTCTCTGTTTTTGTTTTTTATATTATTTGATTTTAGTAATAATTCCAATATCAGCACGATGATTGCCAAAAATATTATGATTTGGAATTTTTCATTGTATACTTTTTCTTCACTAATTTGACCCGAAGATGCGCTGTGTTTAGCAGCTATGGTTTTGGTCAATTCTTCTATGCCATTGGTGGACATAGGATGATAGGTTCCTCCGGTTTCCTTGGCAATGGCGACGAGTGTCTCTTCATCAAGCCTGGTTTTTACCTTATTACCAGCTTTGTTTTTCAAAAAAATTTGATTGCCAGCCTTGTCTAGAATTGGGATAAATTCACCTTCGGTGGAGCCTAGGCCCACGGTATAGATATTTATTCCGTTTGATTTTGCCTTTTTAGCCGCTGTCAGGGCAGAATTTTCCAAATCTTCGCCGTCAGAAAATAGCACAAGGATATGATCTGATGTGTCTTTGGAAAATACATCACAGGCTATTTCTATGGCAGTGCCAACTTCGGTGCCTTGGTTTTGTATGATATTTGTATCCAATATGGTTAACGATTGATCGAAGGCGCCATAATCCAGAGTCAATGGGCATTGAAGGAAGGCACTGCCTGCAAATGCAATTAGCCCAAATCTATGGCCCGGAAGCTTTTTTGTCATATCTTTTATGGCAATTTTAGCTCGTTCCAATCTATTGGGCTTAACATCGCAGGCCAGCATACTTTTGGATACATCCACGGCAAACAATAGATCAGTTCCCTTTACCTGGCGCTGTTCCAGTCTGTAGCCAAATTGTGGCCTAGCCAATGCTAAACAAATCAATGCTATGGCCAGACAGAATAGGAAATTTTTGCTCTGTTGCAGTCGAAAATTGTAATCCTTCAGCAGGATGGCGAATAGCCTTTCCGAAGCGAAGGTTTTTAACAAATTGGTTCTCCTTTTGCTGCCAAAGGTAAATACCAGCACCACTCCTAGCAGGATGAATGGCAGTAAATATAAAAAAATGACATTTCCAAACCTCATGGTATCCGTTGTAATTTAGTGTTTTTCAATAATGCTTCGAGTATTAATAATACCATGGCTGCCATGGCAAACCAATGGAATAGTTCGTCGTATAACGAGTAATTTTTGATCTTTATTTCGGTCTTTTCAAGGGCATCTATGGTTTTATATATCTCAAGCAATTGATCCTTATCGGTGGCTCTAAAGCATTTACCTCCGGTAATTTCCGCAATGCTTTTTAGAGTATCTATATTCATCTCACTTTTAAAATTTCTTATCACTGGTCTTCCCAGAGGATCTTTGGCTATGCCGCCATTTTCATCCGGACTGGCAATGGGAACAACACCATTGCTTCCGATGCCCACTGTATATATTTTTATGCCAAAGGCAGCAGCGGCCTCGGCGGCAACCTTGGGTGATATGTTTCCCACATTATGATCTCCATCGGTCAGTAATACAATTATTTTACTTTTAGCCACCGAATCATTTAATCTATTGGCACACATGGTGATGGTCGAAGAGATAGAAGTGCCATTATCTTTTATAATACCGAAGCGTATTCGCTCTAGGTTATCAATCAACCATTGATGATTCATGGTGGTGGGGCTTATTAGATAGGAATTTCCTGAAAATGCCACCAGCCCTAGCCTATCATAGCTGCGCATTTTAATGAACTCAGCGAGGACCTGTTTAGCCACATCTATCCTTCGAATCATCGGTTCGCCCTTTTTCCAAAAATCTAGACAAAGCATGGATCCAGACACGTCTATGGCCAACATTATGTCTATGACATTTACATTGGTTTCGGAAAACCCGCTGGGCTGTTGTGGACGCGCTAGGGCTATTATTAGTAATGCAAGGGCCATTGTGCGCAGTATTACTAAAAATCTGCCGGCATTGGTTTTGCGATGATTAGCAATGGATTTTATGATGGAA containing:
- a CDS encoding TlyA family RNA methyltransferase, which translates into the protein MVKEKFLRVDELLVKNGLATSRTTAQVLIIAGKVRASADDVVDKPSRKFPLDQNFLIDSPPRFVSRAGEKLAHFIETFHIEVRDRLCLDVGASTGGFSDCLLQNGAKTVVGIDVGHGQLHYKLQKNPRMINLEKVNARTVSSNMLPFNKFDIIVLDLSFISLKLVLENIWKFLIHNGILVALVKPQFEAGKSEANKHAGVIKDRLLQEKIVNAMVKFSLDTLENSIFFGRLDSPILGTDGNREFLLGMKKLIPNERNNL
- a CDS encoding 3'-5' exonuclease domain-containing protein 2 produces the protein MLGKLLRSIKNKIFPFSKSISKETLAALPLFKFQGEIFLIDSIAEAKQAVALLLNHDLLGFDTESRPAFRKGESYPPSLVQISTDKSVYLFQLSKTNGTRPLRPIFESLHIKKVGIAIRDDINKLKELGNFKDAGFVDISDLTKTLDIKNTGLNTLAGIFLKYRISKSSQITDWSQENLSKKQIIYAATDAWVSRELFIKVREFTKK
- a CDS encoding UvrD-helicase domain-containing protein; the protein is MNKDLSSRKKFIEDHRSNFSVIAPAGVGKTTAIVKRIAKIITNFFEDSDQLLLVTYTQKAAAELLERTHAEIERTSTGKEFFEKIRKVFFGTIHELASKIIRENLSQLNLRADFKIEQDISSLWNDFSLETDYLAGLPEPMKNYLLTFIKYKNIHSSYLHLSHAPITGCIKNFPHINCDDVLSFKAGSRSKNIARFQNELKKWLGNGKGEKYRHKFPELSTKSQNFLEIYESTIMPLIDWAANTYGHILNKIHNDFLAYRLHLGKLTFDDLIKLANQILYHGQNYDEEIKSKKYSIILDEAQDTDPEQFKLLLGLIDKGWVENDYKTFPTTGRFCMVGDPQQSIYGDRTDVSTYLKIHNDLIDNNIATKLTFSITKRFSKNIAENINSFFPKILDGKNGQVDFVKLDSEKISPTPTPWSKIVVKNRPENENQLNPEIQAIKSLFSNKIPENFQVSHWSNIAILCPRKAWLGEIKEACCQDKSMPKMQMHSQDRTYADSIIFSWTTALLTCICEPDNFFEFAGILHEIFAIKDSIVADHFKTEKAENINEIESALEILRSKIYIKSISSIIEEIVLSFHLIDRILAISQNSEDEIFSTLDHLLTAANEADINNIPLAEFCNTLKNLLKENQPPPKIDKNALQLYTFHKSKGLEWEIVILPFLFRGKRQHEAAFPRLIKTRSGQKIAMNALQENKYKDEQKIRSRQNDERLVYVALTRQKSTAIFFDDRAIFQTTAGSTADSLRLTDEASPGFELFNDLAEFCHHPAKPPESRGLPKAVETSRDNMHISINSLNEQDYLAYVKISPSLADSNHFDTTKNMTPKELNGQGNEQGINYGLLWHETMNLVHWNEKNFNRSILKIIDEIDNERLALEVDKLINCAPFQSLIHSSDLILTEYSFFLPQEETTLIDGRIDMLLKNKNNLRIIDWKTDITTKERHFIESYCNQITLYGQALNKIFNINPEKYIYSTFLGKLIKI
- a CDS encoding 16S rRNA (uracil(1498)-N(3))-methyltransferase; this encodes MSTIRCFTSEYTQLVSGTKYLLSSRESHHLINVLRARPSDSVLLMNGNGEVANASICGKIGDKVELLAKTVTTCKRSKLILCQALLKNKAMDLIIRDAAALGVAKILPLITERSDVKFNARSSETKLLHWKAIAIEACKQSGEAFVPEISKPMSLEAFLEDNKNISLVASLYNANKKHLMDYHSEICSAPMLNLIVGPEGDFSRREYEMMLTNDIKFITLTQNILRSETAALYLLSLADQITPRE
- a CDS encoding BatD family protein — translated: MKIIQKLFIVLCLLQPWLSMGNNMQITARFDPDEISMDESSKYIIEFIGITDADVKFPKVHGLKFGNSMQEYTTMTSINGTVTQKSVKMYSIIPLEPGTVTIPSYKIHIGSESYEIPEATIKITNQKSTTGSKTSSQNSQKNPLGNIDIEFDKTQEHFVGESIPIKITAKMSAAYQWRLQNNIPKKIGDSFSDGPFSDGEVSQANDQTLCSWNTVITPLKSGNNQFSYELPISVILQYEFSFFPMEKNMVLRSDNIPLEIKPLPSNSQPSDFSGAIGDFKLGRVKLSSDRALVDDPITMTVEILGHGNFSRIKTPDLDENEHWKVYTPKAIFAADDQINHYGTKTFEYVIMPKTTGQIKIPTLKFSYFDLKSKEYKVVSMGGDQEIIVSRSGNFAQPNNDGDPKTNELKKIKTYDDAIIYMDSTNYPSLRQNLYGIWFWLLNLAICSTLSILLVRMGFSSTNQKSTYNRKKSSIKEEFFKAHNAALNALKVSDYKAFYEHARLSIAKKFELISGKKIDQNLHNIDEIFIEIGLDEETKTWLKNFLSESEIVVFSNHQPTMEKTKEMAKEFDKFINNFGRQK